A stretch of the Capsicum annuum cultivar UCD-10X-F1 chromosome 10, UCD10Xv1.1, whole genome shotgun sequence genome encodes the following:
- the LOC107843629 gene encoding rab9 effector protein with kelch motifs isoform X2, which yields MAQGKSMIFMCWMSGAKSGRNTNVKAVHLHSHTATLVGGDKLVVFGGSGKGEANYLNDLHVLDLKTMRWSSPEVRGELNRYQGDIDVLDMDTLMLSKLDVLGPSPGARASHASVNFGSKASN from the exons ATGGCTCAAGGAAAGTCAATGATATTCATGTGTTGGATGTCAGGGGCCAAGAGTGGACGCAACACGAATGTCAAGGCAGTCCACCTTCACAGTCACACGGCTACTCTTGTTGGTGGTGATAAATTAGTGGTCTTTGGTGGTAGCGGTAAAGGCGAGGCAAACTATTTGAATGATTTACATGTTTTGGACCTCAAAACTATGAGATGGTCATCTCCTGAAGTGAGGGGTGAACTGAACCGATATCAGGGTGACATTGATGTGCTTGATATGGATACACTAATGTTGTCAAAG CTGGATGTTCTTGGACCGTCGCCTGGTGCTCGAGCTAGTCATGCCTCTGTGAATTTTGGGTCAAAGGCAAGTAACTGA
- the LOC107843629 gene encoding acyl-CoA-binding domain-containing protein 5 isoform X1 — protein MGIGLQFQSVKKSLLIFEIVIAIFSCYPNYSNFHMRITSLLYQELGSKLKLVWPLMGSLGVKGCRGGLYFSDVLVLNLEAMAWNILVKTRKGPGPRDSHSVVLVGHRMVVFRGTNGSRKVNDIHVLDVRGQEWTQHECQGSPPSQSHGYSCWW, from the exons ATGGGGATTGGACTTCAATTTCAAAGCGTTaaaaaatcactattaatttttgaaattgttATTGCTATTTTTTCCTGTTATCCCAATTACTCCAACTTCCATATGAGAATTACATCTCTCTTATATCAGGAGTTGGGTTCGAAGCTGAAACTGGTTTGGCCACTGATGGGATCACTTGGTGTAAAG GGATGTCGCGGGGGTTTATATTTTAGTGATGTACTTGTACTAAATCTTGAGGCAATGGCTTGGAACATTCTTGTGAAAACAAGGAAAGGACCGGGACCAAGAGATAGCCACAGTGTTGTTCTTGTTGGACACAGGATGGTAGTATTTAGAGGTACAAATGGCTCAAGGAAAGTCAATGATATTCATGTGTTGGATGTCAGGGGCCAAGAGTGGACGCAACACGAATGTCAAGGCAGTCCACCTTCACAGTCACACGGCTACTCTTGTTGGTGGTGA